The DNA segment tgtgccaggtctccagcacccgtgctgcaggtgagaaaagcagcttcacccagctgctccagtccgGAGCCatgggtgcagagctgggcaccgccgtggggcaggctctgcccccCCTCCCTGCGCTGTGCAGCCCAccacagcctcacctggaaaTGACAATCTGCACCATGCTCCGGCGGCTCCAAGGACCTGCGGAGACACAGTCAGTGCTAGGCGGGTCAGGGCAGACTGCCGCAGTGagagcccctgccctgcttcccTCCTCTCTGGCTCCCATGTTCAGACCTCCCTCCGCAAGCAGCCCCCCCTAAGCCCAGTTCTCCCTCTGTGGGCCCTCCAGAACCCCCAGACCCAAGTGGcaccctgtgccctgcagctgctccccggCCCCCAGGAACCACCACGGCCAGTCCTGCCCTTAGGCTTCACAGACCCCTAGGGGCACCTCCGGGCTCTGCAACCTTTCCCGGGCTCCACAGCCCACCACGCTCAGCCAGCCCCTCTCCGGGCCCTGAAGACCCTCGGGCCGGTACCGCGGGGCGCTGATGCCCTCCAGCGGTGCCGGTAAAGCGGGGCCGTGCCGGAGcaagcctggccagagcctctcGGTGCGCTGCGTCCCTCCCACGGCTCACCCGCTCCCCCGAGCCCCGGGTTGCTTCCGCCACTCCGTTCCACCTCCCCGCGCCGGGCCGCCCGCTCCGCCCGGCAGCGCCCGAATCTCCCGCCAGGTCGCAATTCCGCCTCCGGTTACCGGGGAGAGGCACTTCCGGTTCCGGGTGCGCCGCTCGCACGTGGGTGCTGCgcggggcggagcggggccggggccgggacCGGGACCGGGAGGGACCGGGGGCGGCATGGGCGAGTTCGAGGTGCACCGGGTGCGGTTCTTCGGGCTGGTGCCGGCCGGGGTGCGCTGCCTGGCCCACCAGTCCCGCGGCGGCCGTCTGGCTCTGGCGCGCACCGACGGCGCCGTCGAGATCTACAACTTCGGGGCCAACTACTTCCAGGAGAAGGTGAGGAGGCTGTACCGGCTTGTACCGGGTCGTGCAGCAAAGTAATGGGCCGTGCGGAGCCGGACGGAGCCAGGCTGGAATACACCTGGCCATACCGGGCACCGTACCGGGTTGTACTGAGCCGTATTGGGCTGTGCGGCAGAATAACGCGCCCTGCGGAGCTGTACCGAGCCGTACCGGCTTGTgccgaggatgatcagagggctggggcacctctcctgtggaaACAGACTGGGAGTTGGAGTTATTCAGTTCGGAGAAGGGAACGCTcggaggagaccttactgtggccttccagtatctgaagggggtctacagaaaagctggggagggactttttagggtgtcaggtagtgacaggagcagggggaatggatccaagctagaggaagggaggttcagattggatgttaggaagaagttgttctttatgggggtgatgagacactggaacgagTTGCCTggggggtggtggaagcctcattcctatAAGTttataaggccaggctggatggggcactgcgcaccctgacctagtgtgaggtgtccccgcccgtggcaggggggttgggactggatgagctttggaggtcccttccagccctggcagttctgtgattctgtggttgtgcCCAGCTGTAGTGAGCAGTACagattggagaagaggaagctcagaggaGACTAattcctctctacaactacctgaagggaggtttaagccaggtgggggtcagtcttttgtcccaggcatccagtgacagaacaagaggacatagtctcaaactgcaccagggcagggtcaagctcgatgttaggaagaagttcttcacagaaagagtgatttgccattggaatgggctgcctggggaggtagtggagtcaccatccctagaagtgtttaagaagagactggatgaggcacctactgccatggtttagttaattagaaggtattaggtgataggttggactcgatgatctcaaaggtcttttccaacttggttaattctgtgattctgtgatcctgtactGGGTTGTACCCGGCCATACCAAGCCAGAGTGGCTTGCACCCAGTCGTGCTGGGCTGTACCGTGTTGTACCCAGCTGTACCGAGGCATACTGGTCTGTACCAAGCTGCACCGTGCCATGCAGCAGGGTGATGAGCATCCCTCTGCAGGTGATCCCTGGGCATGAGACGCGGTCGGTGGAAGCGCTGTGCTGGGCGGCAGGAGACCGTCTGTTTGGTGCTGGCCTTAGCGGGAACATCACTGAGTATGACCTGGCCCGGCTGTGTGTCTCCCACTCGGTTGATGGCTGCGGGGGCCCTATCTGGAGCATGGAGGCCAATGGCAGTGGCACCCAGCTGGCGGTAGGTGCAGTCAGCAGTGGCACCAAGGTGCACTTGCAGAcccagggtagtggtggagGGTGAGGGTCTACCTGTCCTGCTGGGACTGACCCCAGTGCTCCTgcagattggctgtgaggatggCTCTGTTAAGCTCTACCAAGTTGTTCCCGGTGGCATCCAGTTTGAGCAGAACCTGGACAGGCGGAAAGGTGAGTCAGTGagggcttgctgctgctgcagcagcatccttctctccttcctagCTGCCCTGGTCGTGATGACCATGTCCGTGGGGTGACATCTGGAGTTTCCTTGCCTGCAGGACGCATCCTGTGCCTCTCCTGGCACCCGTCGGGCTCTCACATAGTGGCTGGCTCCATTGACACGTTCCGTGTGTTAGACGTCTCTTCAGGTAACTCACACCTGAGGGCTGAGCATGGCCTCTCCCTGGGACCACTGGCACATTCTGCACTTTGTAAGGGGATCCCTTTGGCACCTCCAaacctcttcccttctccctagGCACAACAGTGCAGACGGTCATGGTGAATTACCACGTGCAGAAGGTGAAGCGTGAGTGCATTGTGTGGAGCATTGCCTTCCTCTCCAGCGGCACCGTCATCACCTCAGACTCCTTTGGGAGGGTGCAgttctggggctgggagcaaggGACATTGCAGGAGTCCTACACCGTCAGTGCCTCGCCTGCCCTCTCGCTGGCTGTGTCAGAGGTGAGCAAAACCCTCCGTgtgtcactcagccctgtctGAGCTCCTTTGTGCTTGACTGGAGACACTCAGTAAGGGCTGGGTGTGAGGCTGCTAGTCCCTTTTGttcttcctgctctgcagccactaaCCCTGTTTCCCACATCAGAGTGAGGACAGCCTGATCGTGGGCACCTCCACTGGTGCCACCTATCAGTTCCAGCTGCTGCCGGTGAAGATGGACAGCCAGGAGAAGCGCTGGGTGCGCACAAAGCCCTTCCAGTATCACACCCATGATGTGCGAGCTGTagctcacagctccacagctctcatctctggaggtaggACCAGCCCTGGTCACGGGGAAGGCTTGGGggtttcctcctgctgctggtttggctgagctctgcttggCTTCCAGGCCTGGATGCACAGCTGGTGATCCGCCCGCTGATGGAGAAGGTTGGCAAGAAGGGCTACGATGTAGCCCTCCGCAGATTCACCTTCCCACACGTgagtgctgctctgagcaggggcTGATAGTTGCCAAGGCTGGCTcttcctgcaggagaaggctggccctccctgcctcaccaggtcccctccctggccctagCATGTCTGGATGCTCCTGCCATGGAGCAGGTAGAAGTTGGGGAGCTTGTCTTGCTGGTCCTACTGGGTCTCCATCTCTGTGCTCCCATCCCACGGGACCTGAGTCCTtgctctcccccaccccagtcTCTGGCACCCTGGGGCATTCTGGCTTTGGCCCAGCCTTTCCTGCCAGGCTGCGGGTTCATGTCAGTCTGCCCATTTCTGCCCACAGCGACGCCTTGTCTCCTGTGCCAGGAAAGCCCGgctgcttctcttccagttctccCAGCACCTGGAGCTCTGGAGACTTGGCTCCACTGAGGAGACTGGTGAGTTGTAAGGCCTAGCTCTCCAGTCTGAGCCCCATGGCAGAGCCAGCAGGATTTGGGGCATGAA comes from the Pogoniulus pusillus isolate bPogPus1 chromosome 20, bPogPus1.pri, whole genome shotgun sequence genome and includes:
- the UTP4 gene encoding U3 small nucleolar RNA-associated protein 4 homolog, which translates into the protein MGEFEVHRVRFFGLVPAGVRCLAHQSRGGRLALARTDGAVEIYNFGANYFQEKVIPGHETRSVEALCWAAGDRLFGAGLSGNITEYDLARLCVSHSVDGCGGPIWSMEANGSGTQLAIGCEDGSVKLYQVVPGGIQFEQNLDRRKGRILCLSWHPSGSHIVAGSIDTFRVLDVSSGTTVQTVMVNYHVQKVKRECIVWSIAFLSSGTVITSDSFGRVQFWGWEQGTLQESYTVSASPALSLAVSESEDSLIVGTSTGATYQFQLLPVKMDSQEKRWVRTKPFQYHTHDVRAVAHSSTALISGGLDAQLVIRPLMEKVGKKGYDVALRRFTFPHRRLVSCARKARLLLFQFSQHLELWRLGSTEETGKDGEVLPLCRMPEHLVQLKSKGPEHIYCSCVSPCGSWVAYSTASRFHLCQVQCEGSNISVKKVPKVPKLLLPAYQLQFSSNSRRLFIGSARGSVHILQLLEPGHCAHLHTFQPPSGSPEAVYLLASSADGLWLAAVGGDWVIHIYNLKYLKYHCTVPMYNCAVTALAIHPLINTLVIAYSDQQLFEFSILKKKYTSWSRMVQQRGLHKAWLERDAPITHITFNPKKPSHILLHDLYMFCVLDKSLPLPKNSTLLMNQNTLKQLPETARKQELHAFKICKKFQPLLFVDLLDENSLVVVERPIMDFKTQLPLPIQQKKFGT